The stretch of DNA ATTGCATCTTTGAAAGTTCACCTTCGCAAAAAGAAGTGCAATGGATTTCCATTCCATCCCTATTCTTGGTGAATTTTTGGCCTCCTTTTTCGCCCGTTTTGGTCCAGCTTTTGAAGCAGATCATCCGTAACCGGTCGTCGCCGAAGCGGCGGTGTGAAGAGCACGAGGAATGGGGAAGAAAGGGAAGTGGTTTGACGCCGTGCAGAGGATCCTGAGCACTTCTGAACCAGATCCCGTGGAGGCGGATGCTAAGGTAACATTGCAACAGCCCGAAAGAAATCATCGTTCGCTCAATTCCTACGAGAAAAATATTGATTTCATGTTACTTACACGACCGTCTCAAAATCGATACGTAGAAGGCGGCGAAGCTGAAAGACAAGCCGAGCTTCAAGAAGATATGGCAGTTCGGCAAATCGCACCCGTCAGGTGCTTCCGcgtccgccgcgccggcgccggatcCGGCGGCCCATCAGCCTCAACCGGCACCGTCGCCGCGGCCCGGTCAGCAACAGGCCGAGGAGACCACCGCAGAGGCGCAGCGCGCGGAGACAAGGtgcgacgacggcggcgtgcgTCCGGCGGATGGGGCTTCAAAGGCTGGCGAcgacgccgccgacgccgcagcGGTCGCCCGCCCCACGGTCACCACGCCGAGGGCGTGGGCTGCGCGTTCGGAGGAGGACATCGCCGCCACCAGGATCCAGGCGGCTTGCAGGGGCTATATGGTAAACGCATCGTCGCCTTCCATTGATCAGATACCATTAGCTCAGGGATCAAGAGGAGTTTAATTTTGCATCCAGGCAAGGAGAGCGCACCAGGAGAGAGGGATGGCTCGGTTGATGTCGCTGGTCGAGGGGTTCACCATCAAGCGCCAAACCGAGGAAGCATTGTACTGCATGCAAACGATGACGAGGATTCAGACCCAGATTTACTCGAGGAGGCTCAAGACGGAGGAGGACAAGAAGGCCCTCAAGAGCCAGGTCAAGGTTAAGCAGAGCCTGGACATAATAAAGGTGCAGTGAATTCATTCAGTAAGCTCAAAGAGCCATCTTACTTTGGGACGCACCATACTTCTGGTAATCTTCTGCTCTTTGAATCTGAATTTGTCGACAGAAGATTGGTGACGGCTGGGACCATAGCCTTCAGTCCAAGGAGCAGATGGAAGCCGTGCTGATGATGAAGCAAGAAGCCGCTTCAAGGCGACAGCGGGCGTTGTCGTATGCATTTTCTTATCAGGTAGTTGGCGATCAATGATTACGGTAGCCATATCGCCATCTGCGTTTCCGATTCTTTCTCTGAAGTATGAACTCTGTCTGTCTATGCTTTGATCCTCGCGCAGTGGAGGAACAGGAAACCATCTTCCGCGCGAGCTGCGCCTGCTCCGATGTTCATGGACCCGGGCAACCCGAACTGGGGCTGGAGCTGGACGGAGCGCTGGATGGCGGCTGCGAGGCCGTGGGAGAACCAGACCGCGGCGCCGGCCGATGGCCGCGCCGCGGCGAAAAGCGCCAGCCGAATGCCTCGAGTGGCCGTCTCGATTCAGATACCCACGACAACGACGCCAGGGAGCAGGTCCTTCCGCCCACCGAACTGGCCGTCGCTCCCGTCCCCGTCGACGCCCCCGCCGCGGTCGCCGTCGCTCCCGGGGAGGACGGCAGTGCCGTCGAGCCC from Panicum hallii strain FIL2 chromosome 3, PHallii_v3.1, whole genome shotgun sequence encodes:
- the LOC112885284 gene encoding protein IQ-DOMAIN 1-like; its protein translation is MGKKGKWFDAVQRILSTSEPDPVEADAKVTLQQPERNHRSKAAKLKDKPSFKKIWQFGKSHPSGASASAAPAPDPAAHQPQPAPSPRPGQQQAEETTAEAQRAETRCDDGGVRPADGASKAGDDAADAAAVARPTVTTPRAWAARSEEDIAATRIQAACRGYMARRAHQERGMARLMSLVEGFTIKRQTEEALYCMQTMTRIQTQIYSRRLKTEEDKKALKSQVKVKQSLDIIKKIGDGWDHSLQSKEQMEAVLMMKQEAASRRQRALSYAFSYQWRNRKPSSARAAPAPMFMDPGNPNWGWSWTERWMAAARPWENQTAAPADGRAAAKSASRMPRVAVSIQIPTTTTPGSRSFRPPNWPSLPSPSTPPPRSPSLPGRTAVPSSPRSSTLHASSGLQRTKSMQPDGRPRSSQELSVSSPRRAAPSSPRGGGSGSPLHGSSGMQPQRRPRSSQELSRRPRSSQEPGVISPRPGAKVTPLRRTTSLRAELPRRLSLGSATGTGTAASPAGDDAGTPVTPSYMQQTKSVKAKARCASPSASSAAADVFDDAPGSGPAPLRMPSPSSARKRLSLEFADKPSASSPSKVGAERMMRRQSQPPSPRMSSLPEAM